Within Microbacterium oryzae, the genomic segment CCGCCGGTGTCCTGACGCTCGCACGGAGATCCCGTGAATCCCGGACGCTCTGGCCCGAGGGGTCCGGGATCCGCGGGATCTCCGGCGCCAGGGGCCGGAGCGCCTCGGAGTTCGGGCGGGCGTCCGGCTAGCGTGGAGGGATGACTCTCGAACTCGAGCTCCGCGACCTCGCCGTCGACATCGCCCGCGAGGCCGGCGATCTCGCGCGGCGCCGCCGGCAGGAGGGCGTCGCGATCGCGGCGAGCAAGACGACGCTCGCCGACATCGTCACCGAGGCCGACCGCGAGGTGGAGACCCTCATCCGGTCGCGACTGGCGCAGGCGCGGCCGGAGGACGGGTTCCTCGGCGAGGAGTCCGGCGCCGAGGAGGGCACCTCGGGCATCACGTGGGTGGTCGACCCGATCGACGGCACCGTGAACTACGCCTTCGGGCAGCCGGCGTATGGCGTGAGCATCGCCGCGGTGAGCGGACGCCCCGAGCCCACCGAATGGGAGGCGCTCGCCGGAGTGGTCGTCGCACCGGTGCTCGACGAGGTCTTCTCCGCCGCCCGCGGGCACGGCGCCCACTTGGGGGAGCGGCGCCTGTCGGTCACCGCGGAGACGCCTGCCGGCGCCCTCATCGCGACGGGATTCGGCTACGACCCGGAGACGCACGCGGGGGCCCTCGACGAGCTGCGCAAGGTCATGCCGATCGCGCGCGACATCCGCCGAGCGGGTGCGGCGTCGCTCGATCTCGCCTACGTCGCCGCCGGTCGCCTCGACGCGTATTACGAGCGCGGGCTCAAGCCGTGGGACATGGCAGCCGGCGCGCTCCTGGTCACCGAGGCGGGCGGCCGGGCCGGATGGCTGGGCGTCGATTCGTGGGGACGCCGGCTGCTCGTCGCCGCCGGAGAGCCGCTGTTCGAGCGGCTTGCGGGGGTGCTCTCCGACTGACCGCACGTCTCGTGCACAGGGGGTTGACGGGACCTTCGTCCTGTGGGATCGGGCGCACGGATGGCGCTCTCAGCCATCATCCGGTAGGTTGTTTACCGGATCGTTACTTTCGCGGCCCGAACCGCGAAGCGATGATCGCCCCCCGATGACGTTTCTCGCTGTCCCTCGCAGTGACCTACGGAAAGCACTCCTCCTTGCCGCTTGACATGCCCACGGCCGAAGCCGCGCACCAGCGCCGCTCGCGTCGCACCCCCGGTGCCGCGCTCACGCCGAACCAGCAGGGTCAGACGATGCGCACCGCCGACGTGGCGACGACTCTTCCCGAGCCGCCGCTGACCCGTCGCCGGCTGCGTGAGCTCGCCTCCGCAACTCCTGCCCCCGAGATCATCGACGACGGCGACGCCGACTTCGGCGAGCCACTCAAGGTCGCCGAGCACGTGGCCGGCTCCGCTCCCGCGACCGGCGCCATCCCGCTCGGCTCCACCGAGTCGGACGAGTTCCTCGCCGCGGCCCGCGCGCTGCAGTTCACGGGCGAGACGCCCGTGACGCCGGCACCCGAGCCGGTCTCGGCCGGCATCCCCGCCCCCGCTGTCGAGGAGCACGTCGCACCGCGTCGAGGCCGGGGCTTCCGTCGCATCGCGACGACCACCGCCTCGCTGGGCGCCATGGGCGTCATCGGACTGCTTGCGGTCGGCATGACGACCCCGCTCGGCGCCCTCGCTCAGGATGGCGGCTCGTCCGCCGCCGCCGTGTCCATCGCGGCCGGCGCGGGTCAGGAGCTCGGCGACGAGGAGATCCAGGCCTTCGTGGCGTCGTCGGATGTGCAGAACGCCGACGTCGAGCGCGCCCAGGGCTACTCCGCCGAGACGGTTCCGACCGTCGCCTCGGCCGACGGCATCAGCACGTCGGGTGCGTTCTTCACGAACGACGCCTCCGCCGACATCCAGTGGCCGTTCGCGGTCGGCACGAGTATGAGCTCGGGCTACGGCCCGCGCTGGGGTCGCCTGCACGAGGGCGTGGACTTCACGCCCGGCGACGGGGCGCCCGTTCAGGCGATCGCCGACGGCGTCGTGCGCATCGCGACCGAGTCGGGCGGCGCCTACGGCGTCACCGTCTACGTCGACCACGTCATCGACGGCCAGGTCGTCACGAGCCATTACGCGCACATGCAGTACGGCTCGCTGCGCGTCACGCAGGGCCAGCGCGTGCAGGTCGGCGACGTCGTCGGTCTGACGGGCAACACCGGCCGCTCGTACGGTGCGCACATGCACTTCGAGATCATCATCAACGGCGCGACGACAGACCCGCTGCCTTGGCTGAAGGAGCACGCCAACACGCGCTACTCCGACGACGAGGCCGCTGCCGCGCAGACCGCCATCGGCGACCTGCTCGGCTCGGAGATCGCGGCGGGCTGACCGACGCGCGCGGCGGTCGCCCCGGTTCGGGGAACCGCCGCGGAGATGGTATTCTCTTCTGGTTGCCTGTTGCAGGCAGCATCGCCCCGATAGCTCAGTGGCAGAGCACTTCCATGGTAAGGAAGGGGTCGTCAGTTCAATCCTGACTCGGGGCTCGCGGCATCCACGGATGCATCGCGGCAGGGTAGCTCAGTTGGTGAGAGCGCACGACTCATAATCGTGAGGTCGCGGGTTCAAGCCCCGCTCCTGCTACAAGACCTGAAGTCCCCTCGGCGCCGCCGGGGGGGCTTTCTCGTCGTGCAGGCGCAGCTCCCGGGCGCCGCACTGCCTTGTCGCCGACCACCTGCAAGGGGGCCGACACCGGCGACGCCGTCTTCCACCAGGCTGACAGGCCACCGGAGGAGGAAGCCATGAAGTCCGTCGCCGAGCAGAGCGTTGAGGAACTGGGCGGGCGCCCGAGCGTCCTCGCCCGGCAGAAGAGCGACCACGTCGCGTTGGACCTTCTGCTGCACCGACTGGGGGAATCGACGCACGAGGAGCAGCTGCCGGTCCTCCTCGATCTCTACCGGCTGGTGTTCCCGCACGCGTTCGCCGAGGAGTCGGTCCTCTGGCCGGTCATGCGGCGGGTACTGCCCGATGGAGAGGCGCTGACGCTCCAAGTCGAGCAGGAGCACCAGGAGGTGAACGAGCTCGCCACCCGGCTCGAGGGCCTCGAGCTGAACACTCCCGAGCGTCAGGCCGCGATCGACCGTCTCGTCGAGGTCCTGCGCGAGGACGTCCGTGACGAGGAGGACGAGCTCTTCCCACGTCTGCAGGAGCGGG encodes:
- a CDS encoding hemerythrin domain-containing protein; amino-acid sequence: MKSVAEQSVEELGGRPSVLARQKSDHVALDLLLHRLGESTHEEQLPVLLDLYRLVFPHAFAEESVLWPVMRRVLPDGEALTLQVEQEHQEVNELATRLEGLELNTPERQAAIDRLVEVLREDVRDEEDELFPRLQERVSARQLRLLGLAWEVVDRIAPTRAHPIVARRPPGNVIAALPLTVLDRTRDRLDAIRLRGAGGAEGAIRSTTDALSRAARAIEHLPAMRRGEDASTRVDAKPRRPWLVIAGAVVAAIAIPVALARRGRKHADTRRR
- a CDS encoding M23 family metallopeptidase, which gives rise to MPTAEAAHQRRSRRTPGAALTPNQQGQTMRTADVATTLPEPPLTRRRLRELASATPAPEIIDDGDADFGEPLKVAEHVAGSAPATGAIPLGSTESDEFLAAARALQFTGETPVTPAPEPVSAGIPAPAVEEHVAPRRGRGFRRIATTTASLGAMGVIGLLAVGMTTPLGALAQDGGSSAAAVSIAAGAGQELGDEEIQAFVASSDVQNADVERAQGYSAETVPTVASADGISTSGAFFTNDASADIQWPFAVGTSMSSGYGPRWGRLHEGVDFTPGDGAPVQAIADGVVRIATESGGAYGVTVYVDHVIDGQVVTSHYAHMQYGSLRVTQGQRVQVGDVVGLTGNTGRSYGAHMHFEIIINGATTDPLPWLKEHANTRYSDDEAAAAQTAIGDLLGSEIAAG
- a CDS encoding inositol monophosphatase family protein, whose protein sequence is MTLELELRDLAVDIAREAGDLARRRRQEGVAIAASKTTLADIVTEADREVETLIRSRLAQARPEDGFLGEESGAEEGTSGITWVVDPIDGTVNYAFGQPAYGVSIAAVSGRPEPTEWEALAGVVVAPVLDEVFSAARGHGAHLGERRLSVTAETPAGALIATGFGYDPETHAGALDELRKVMPIARDIRRAGAASLDLAYVAAGRLDAYYERGLKPWDMAAGALLVTEAGGRAGWLGVDSWGRRLLVAAGEPLFERLAGVLSD